The Neurospora crassa OR74A linkage group IV, whole genome shotgun sequence genome has a segment encoding these proteins:
- a CDS encoding small nuclear ribonucleoprotein U yields MASAGQAPIATVYVRNLEERVKPEPLKEALRTIFSEYGNVIDIVAKTNLKAKGQAFVVFDKPESAQAAIDELQGFELFEKPMVVTLARTRSDATVIQTGNEEEFDQHKRRRIAEKDKKRALEVAEQQNRLKRPLQGAAPDARPAKNQRGAGLKATGQGPAAVVPDEYLPPNRILFVQNLPDDFTKDDLTTIFSRFDGFREVRTVPGRSGIAFVEYDAEAGAITAKENTAGMALKNGEKIMKVTYQRQ; encoded by the exons ATGGCTTCAGCTGGACAGGCCCCCATCGCTAC AGTCTATGTACGCAATCTCGAGGAGCGCGTCAAGCCAGAGCCCCTCAAGGAGGCCCTGCGCACCATCTTCTCCGAATACGGCAATGTGATTGATATCGTCGCCAAGACCAACCTCAAGGCCAAGGGCCAGGCCTTTGTGGTCTTTGACAAACCCGAGTCGGCTCAGGCTGCCATCGATGAACTCCAGGGCTTCGAGCTGTTTGAGAAGCCCATGGTGGTGACCCTGGCGCGGACGAGGAGCGACGCTACGGTTATTCAGACTGGCAACGAGGAGGAGTTTGACCAGCACAAGCGCAGGCGCATTGCTGAGAAGG ACAAGAAGAGAGCCCTCGAAGTCGCCGAACAACAAAACCGCCTCAAGCGTCCTCTCCAGGGTGCCGCCCCCGATGCGCGCCCTGCCAAGAACCAACGCGGTGCCGGCCTCAAGGCTACGGGCCAGGgccctgctgctgttgtacCCGACGAGTACCTACCTCCCAACCGTATTCTCTTCGTCCAGAACCTACCCGACGACTTCACCAAGGACGACCTCACTACCATCTTTTCCCGCTTCGATGGCTTCCGCGAAGTCCGTACTGTGCCTGGTCGCAGTGGTATCGCTTTCGTCGAATACGATGCCGAGGCTGGTGCAATTACCGCCAAGGAGAACACGGCCGGCATGGCCCTGAAGAACGGCGAAAAGATCATGAAGGTTACCTACCAGAGACAGTAG